acggttatgtggTTTCGGATATAAAGTTAAGGatcactccatgggctactcttttcgattagtagcaaggaatcttttatatgcaccatcccacagacaggatagtacatggtatagtagtagtagtaaaagtagtagtaatagtagctgtagtagtagttgttgttgttattgtagtagtagtagtagttgttgttgtagtagtagtagtagtcgttgtagtagtagttgttgtagtagtagtagttgtagtagtagtagtagtagtagtagttgttgttgttgtagtagtagtagtagtagtagttgttgtagtagtagttgtagtagtagtagtagtagtagtagtagtagtagtagttgttgttgttgtagtagtagtagttgtagtagtagtagtagtagtagtagttgttgttgttgttgtagtagtagtagtagcagttgttgttgtagtagtagtagttgtagtagtagtagtagtagtagtagtagtagtagtagtagtagtagtagtagtagtagtagtagtagtagtagtagtagtagtagcagcagtacaATAAGCAGTATGAATAGTGCATGTAATTGCTGATATCACATACAGTACTTGAAGTTATTAACTTTCAAATTTTCTTTTCAGTTAATGCACCAGAGGATACCCTAAATGAAGAAGGTACGGTATTAGTCTTCAGTGTTCACTCCACCCAACCGTAAAACATGTTAGACGTTTGAGTACGTCTTCAATGATAATtaaaccggtctcggtggcgcaatggttaagccatcggactacaggctggtaggtacagggttcgcatcccggtatgGGCTCCAACTCAGTTCTTAAGGGCTGAAcaggtaggtataaggccactacagcatcttctctctctcactaaccactaacccactttcctggacggacagtccagatagctgaggtgtgtgcccaggacagcatgcttgaaccttaattggatataagcacgaaaaataagttgaaatgaaatgaatgataaTCAAAATAaagcttttgtttaacgacaccactagagcacatcggtcATTTTGGCACAGTcataaagaagaaacccgctacatttttccattagtagcaagggatcttttatatgcaccatcccacagacaggatagtacataccacggcatttgatataccagtcatggtgcactggctggaacgagaaatagcccaccgacagggatcgatcttagaccgaccgtacatcaggcgtgcgctttaccactgggctacgtcccgtcccctcaTGATACTCATTTCTTACCCAATAATCATATTAGATACAACACGAGTTTGAGAACACTGTCTGGTGTCACGGTATTCCTGTATTTGATGTCACACTATGGTTGTGACAAGTGTAATAACACTCGCTTACATTGTATTACGGCTGCAATACAATCCTACCTCACCGTATTATAATATCGTACACTcacgcatacacacagatacaaacGTGCATACCCATAGACACGcacctatacacacacacacacacacacacacacacacacacatatacacacacactagcacacacacacacacacaaacacacacacacacacacaaacacacacacaaacaaatacatacacataaacacaaagtaacaacatttaatttgcataatttttaatgttattgtcTCATCTTcatgattttaaaatgaaataatgtatAGCTGTTGGAATACAAGTTTCTTTCTAAAAATGATATATTGCTtctagttttaaaatgaaatactgtttagCTGTTGGAATACAAGAATCTCTTTCTAAAAATGATATATTGTTCctagttttaaaatgaaatgctgTTTAGCTGTTGGAATACAAGAATCTCTTTCTAAAAATGATATATTGTTCctagttttaaaatgaaatgctgTTTAGCTGTTGGAATACAAGTGTTTCTTTCCTGCAatgaggggcaggatgtagcccagtggtacagctctcACTCGACGCGCAgtctgtgtgggatcgattcccgtcggtcgtcccattgggccatttctcgttccagccagtacaccacgactggtatatcaaaggccgtggtatgtactaccctgtctgtgggatggtgcatataatagattccttgcttctaatcgaaaaagagtatcccatgaagtggcgacagcgggtttcctccctgaatatatgtgtggtccttaaccatatgcccgacgccatataaccgtaaataaaatgtgttaagcgcctcgttaaataaaaccatttcctttcatttcattgttttaaaatgacaattaaCATCATGTAAATATTGGAATATGAGTGTTTCGTTCTAaaagtgaaatatatatttcagtgaAACCAACCGAAGCGGTTCCAGCGCCCGAGGACCACTTTgacccatattattatataggaaatacctcatctatctgggctgtttgtccaggacagtgggttagttgttaggtgGTTAGTGGAttgtgaaataaagaaaacacgaaggtagacaatttactgataacattatataacaaaacaattattaactACATCTGGACAATAATAGCTTTTATGGACCCAGGAAATCCGGACATTTTGACataagcaaacaaaaaaatccgGAAGTGTCAAAACTAAACGGTTGTACGttaatgtgatttgattggctgagagAATACGATTTGTACTGagaaatatgtatgtatgtatatatgtatgtgtctatgtatgtatgtactgatgtctgaatatctatatagtgtgtatgtgtatagtgtctatatgtatgtcgaggttgactgttacatacatagatattaacgcacagacgcagggaataattaaatcctttctggcctcataaattgtcccgtgccgttgctgggacgCGAActtatggcaccgaatcgcccgcaactttgccgacttgccacgataccttttgagctattgaggtgcatgcattcatgcattcaagcatacatgcatacatgcatgcatgtatgtttgtatgtatgtatgtatgtatgtatgcatctatgtgtgcatacatgcatgcgagtgtgtatatgtgtgtatggacatgtgtgtacatgtgtttatgtgtgaatgtttatatgtatatacgtTTGTGTGTTTAATATGCGTGTacggggcggggcgtagctcagtggtttcctctttcaatatctgtgtggtccttaaagggatattcctgagtttgctgcattgtaagatgttcccaactaataaaatatttctacgattaaacttacatattaaatatattctcgtttagaatatcagtatctgtatattcaatgtgtttctggtcgtcttaatatttgtaagaagcccaaactggattttgtcttcaaacaatttcatacgtacgaaaataaaatgaaatttaacgtagtacaaatattagaaagatcagacatacgtttaatatacagccactaatattttatgcagaaaaatatatttgatatctaattacaatcgttaaaaaaactttcttttagtcgaaccctgtaccttccagcctgtagtctgatggcttaaccacgacgccaccgactgaccgaggccggtacacacGGGCGCGAGGTAGCATGCGACGTACAAACAAGCTCATATATTTCTACAAAAACACTTGGGTACTTTGGATGAAGCAGACGACATCAACAGAGCGCGTCATGTCTGACGCCGCGTCGCCGTCTGCCCAGGCGAATCCCTCCGAGTCGTCGCTGGACTACAGCAAGAAGGAGAGCCTGGAGGTGGCCGGCTTCCCGCTGTGGATGATCCTCGCCATCGCCCTGGACTTCCTGCTCGTGCTCTTCGTCGTCTGCCTCACGCTCTGCCTGTGTATCAGGTGCAGGAAGACGAAGAGCGCCGAGATCACGCAGATGCCCGAGAAGCTTCCCATCCCTGGCACGATGTTCACGATATCGGCCATGCCGCCCAAGTACGAGTCGCAGGGCATCCACCCGCTGTCGTACGAGGAGGCGAAGGGGGAGTCGATCTGCGCGGTGGTCAAGAAGGAAGAGTAGGAAGAGGAGGGAGGTGAGAAGGAGGAGGGCGACAAGGACAAGAAGGAATCGAAGGAGGAGGAAAGCATAAATGTCTGAGGTAAGAGTGATTATAtacattgattttcaaagtttaatataaaaaaaaacctggtagATATGATACAAGCCACCAAAGATCAAGACGCCATGGGAAGGGGATTACTCTGCACATGTCTGAAACAGTATATCTGGTAATCcacctgaaacatgtacacaggAATATGTCAGTATCGGTTATGACCACCACGAGCTTGACAACGGCGACGCATGGAAGCAATTAAACGTTGAACAACACGTGGAATGTTTTGCCACTCATGCTGCAGTGCCGTAAGAAGTTGCTGAAGTGTCTGGGGTGGTGGATTCCTCTGGTGCACATGCTGTTCCAGTGCATCCCATAGATATTCTACTGGGTTTAAATCCGGCGAATGGGCAGGCCAAGGTAATGTCTGGACGTTGTGGCGCTGCAAAAACTCCTGACTGATACGCGCaacatgtggtctggcattgttatgctgaaacattccaccgTTGACGTTCATGTGCGTAATGACGTGACGCTGCAGGATCTCGTCTCTATATCTGATGCGCGATTACGAAATGTCTCGTCAGAAATTCTGCGTAGTCCAGGGATTTGTGTcgctgtggttgttgctgttgtggttCGATTTCGAAGATGACACACCTGGATGTATAGATCTTGAGCGGCAGTAGTTACTCTGGGACGACCTGACCGTAGTCTGTCATTAACATTTTGAGTGGTGTTGTACCGTGCCCATAAAGAAGAGTTGGTCTGTCTGGAGACGCCAAAGTACCATTGCCACAGTTTGTTGAGTTACTTCTGCTTATAATCTCCCAATTATTATTGCGTTGAGCTGACGTCAATCTTTACATTATTGCGTTACCTACAGTATCGTTATGCTGTCTGTTTGAATTACTGCTGATGTGGCCTTTTATCAACGGGTGGTTCGGCATGCAaagttacagaacttcatgATGCATGTGCTTTTCTGAGGGTCGCGTTTTTGCGTTTCAGTACAAACGCTGACTATGGCCATGTTTACGTGAATTGGACGTGTTTTCTAGTATTTTTGCATCACCATTCGCTCACTTACttgattgtatatatatatagatatatatatatatatatatatatatatatatatatatatatatatattccatctTTCTAtagcactgtatatatatatatatatatatatatatatatatatacatgtatatatacggaatttatttaatgtacctccatccatatatacacgtctgtccagggcacacaTTTAAATATCCGAA
This DNA window, taken from Gigantopelta aegis isolate Gae_Host chromosome 4, Gae_host_genome, whole genome shotgun sequence, encodes the following:
- the LOC121372271 gene encoding uncharacterized protein LOC121372271, which produces MRRTNKLIYFYKNTWVLWMKQTTSTERVMSDAASPSAQANPSESSLDYSKKESLEVAGFPLWMILAIALDFLLVLFVVCLTLCLCIRCRKTKSAEITQMPEKLPIPGTMFTISAMPPKYESQGIHPLSYEEAKGESICAVVKKEE